CCATGCGCCAGTTGCTGGAAAAGCACCGGGAGGACTCGAGCTGCGCGTCCTGTCACCAGCACATCGACCCGCCCGGATTCGCGCTGGAGGACTTCGACCCCACGGGCGCGTTCCGAACCCACTACGTGAACTACGAGGCGGGCGAAGGGGAAAAGGAAAAGGGCAAGCTGGTGAACGGCCTGGCGGTGGATGCCAGCGGCGTGCTCACGGACGGACGCACCTTTTCCGGCATCGCCGGATTCAAAAAGCTGCTGCTCGCGACAGGCAGGGATGATTTCAGGCGTTGTCTCACGCAGAAGCTCATGACCTACGGCCTCGGCCGGGAACTCGGATTCTCCGACCGGCCCGCCGTTGCCCGGATCATGAATGAGTCCTCCGCGAAAGGTGACGGCCTGCGCACCCTCGTCCACCTCATCGTCTCCAGCGAAACCTTCTCCAACCGTTGATGCCATGAAACAAGCACGACTCTCCCGCCGCACCTTTCTCCGTGGCACCGGTATCTCGCTCGCGCTGCCGTTCCTGGAAGCGATGATGCCGCTCTCCGCCCGGGCCGCCGCGGCGCAGTCCGTTCCCCGCAGGTTCATCGCCATCAACATCCCGCTCGGCTTCCTGTCGGAGAACTTCTTCCCGGAGAAAGCGGGCGCTGGCTATGACCCCAGCCCCTACCTGAAGATCGGTGGCACGCTGCAGGACCAGTTCACCGTTTTTTCCGGCGTGAGCCACCCGGGCGTCGATGGCGGGCATGAAACCCAGAAGTCCTTCCTCACCGCCGCCCACCACCCTGCGGCGCGGAGTTTCAAGAACTCCGTCTCCGTCGATCAGGTGATCGCCAAGGCCATCGGTGCGGAAACCCGGTTTTCGTCGATCACCCTGGGCGAGCACAGCCTGGCCGTTTCAGAAAACGGCGTCGTCGTCCCGCGCATCGGCATGCCGGGGACCGCCTACCGCCGCCTGTTCATGTCCGGCACGCCGCAGGAGATCGCTTCCCGTGAGGCGGACCTGCGCGATGGCCGCAGCGTGATGGATCTGGTCATGGAGGAGGCCAAGACCATCGAGCGGCACGCCAGCCAGGCGGACCGGGAAAAACTCGACCAATACTTCACCGCTGTCCGGGAGACGGAGCAACGGCTCGAAAAAGCCGGTGCCTGGGAAAAGACACCGAAACCACAGGTGGACGAGAAGCCGCCGGGCAAGTTCGAGGCCGAGGACGTGGTGGCCGCCTACCGCTCCTACTTCGACGTCATGCGCCTGGCCATCCAGACGGACTCCACCCGCGTGCTGACGCTGGGCGGCACCGCCATCGGCACCGTGCCGAAAATCGAGGGCGTGGCGCAGGGCTACCACACGCTTTCCCACCACGGAAAGAATGCGGACCGACTGAAGCAACTGGAGATCGTCGAGCGCGCGACGATGAAGGTGTTCTTCGATTTCCTCACCCAGCTCCGCAACTTCCGCGAAGGCGACTCCAACCTGCTGGAGCGCACCCAGGTGCTGCTGGGCAGCAACCTGGGCAATGCCAGCGGCCACCAGACGAACAACCTCCCGCTGCTGCTGGCGGGCGGCGGCTACAAGCACGGCCAGCACCTAGGCT
The nucleotide sequence above comes from Akkermansiaceae bacterium. Encoded proteins:
- a CDS encoding DUF1552 domain-containing protein, which translates into the protein MKQARLSRRTFLRGTGISLALPFLEAMMPLSARAAAAQSVPRRFIAINIPLGFLSENFFPEKAGAGYDPSPYLKIGGTLQDQFTVFSGVSHPGVDGGHETQKSFLTAAHHPAARSFKNSVSVDQVIAKAIGAETRFSSITLGEHSLAVSENGVVVPRIGMPGTAYRRLFMSGTPQEIASREADLRDGRSVMDLVMEEAKTIERHASQADREKLDQYFTAVRETEQRLEKAGAWEKTPKPQVDEKPPGKFEAEDVVAAYRSYFDVMRLAIQTDSTRVLTLGGTAIGTVPKIEGVAQGYHTLSHHGKNADRLKQLEIVERATMKVFFDFLTQLRNFREGDSNLLERTQVLLGSNLGNASGHQTNNLPLLLAGGGYKHGQHLGFDTKNNYPLSNLFITMMQRAGVQKDSFGGHSGTMRGLEMA